The Candidatus Eisenbacteria bacterium sequence CCTACCTGTTCCCCGATCCCATTCGCTCCCGCGGCGGCGGAGCCGGGGGGACCTTCGTGGTGGACGCGCCCGGCGACTCGGTCAACACCCTCCTGCGCGTCTACACGCTGAGTGGCCGGCTGGTGCGGCAGTTCCGGGTGTTCGGCGGGCTGGGACAGGTGCAGATTCCCTGGGACGGCCGCGACGCCGAGGGGGATCCGCTCGCCAACGGCACCTATCTCTTCAAGGTCTTCGCCTGGAGCCGCGAAAGCGACGGCGGCAGCGATCCCGACGAGCGGGCCGTCTCCCAGGGCCGCTTCGTGGTCCTGAACCGCTGAACGACCGCGGGTCTTTTCGCCCCCGGCGCCGCCCGGCGGGGGGGCCGCCCGACTGGAACTGCCCCCCCCGGTTCGGTGTAGTATCCCGTGCCTTCTCGCCCGCCCTGCGCGGGCCTCGCGTTCTTCCCGAGGAGCCCTTCATGCGTCGGATTGCAACCCCCGTCCTGGTCGCCGTGTTCACCTTCGCCCTTGCCGGCGCCGCCCTGGCCCAGGGCACCGGCCGGTCGCTCGACATCCAGCCCGGCGCCCGCCAGAACGGCATGGGCGCGGCCGGGGTCGCCCTGTCCGAGGACGCTTCGGGCGTGACCTGGTGGAACCCGGCCGGCCTCGGCTTCGTCAACAAGTCGGCGGTCGAGATCACCTACGCCCAGCTCGTTCCCGGCCTGGCCGACGACGTCAGCTACAACTACGCCACGTTCGTCCGCCCGCTGCAGGGCTGGGGCGCGTTCGGCGTCGGGCTGGTGTTCCTGACCTACGGCACCAGCGACGAGACGGACCAGAACGGCAACGTGATCGGCCAGTTCACCTCGAACGAGGTCTCGCCGGCCGTCTACTACGGCACCCAGCTGCTGCCGGACTTCTCGGTGGGCGCCTCGCTCAAGTACATCCGCATCCAGCTCGCGCCCGAGCGCAACAACGGCGTCGGCCAGACGTTCGGCCTCGATGTGGCCGGCCTGTACCGCATCCCGGCGGCGCGCCTCAACCTCGGGATCAACGTGCAGAACATCGGGCCCAGCGTGACGTTCCTCAACGAGGACGAGAAGAGCCCGCTGTCCCGCAACGTGCGTGCCGGCCTGGCCTGGGAGGCGACCTCGAGCAAGGAGTTCCGCGTCCTGTTCGTCGGCGACTTCAACCAGTCGCTGGTGACGAACCGGTTCCGCACCTACAACGTCGGCGCCGAGCTCAAGTAC is a genomic window containing:
- a CDS encoding PorV/PorQ family protein; its protein translation is MRRIATPVLVAVFTFALAGAALAQGTGRSLDIQPGARQNGMGAAGVALSEDASGVTWWNPAGLGFVNKSAVEITYAQLVPGLADDVSYNYATFVRPLQGWGAFGVGLVFLTYGTSDETDQNGNVIGQFTSNEVSPAVYYGTQLLPDFSVGASLKYIRIQLAPERNNGVGQTFGLDVAGLYRIPAARLNLGINVQNIGPSVTFLNEDEKSPLSRNVRAGLAWEATSSKEFRVLFVGDFNQSLVTNRFRTYNVGAELKYTDKIAGRLGYYSDPLGDIQDLTYGLGIEWKGLTLDYASIPQAKDSGLPNVNKITLGYRF